ACTACCTTCATTCAAGGCTAAGGTAGAATGATCCGGCTCTATTTTTAAGCCAATTCCGTGCTCTAGTTTTTTGCTTTGACTGAAATAACAAATCATCAAATATAAAAAGGTGTCAGATCTATTTTTTGAAGTACCCGTAGCCGTGATGCAGCGCAGCGGAATCAAGGGGCCTGTCACACTGAAACCACAAATAACCCAACCCTGATTACAGTCGTACCTCCTTTCATCAAGGCTACAACTTATCATATACACTTACACTCCAAGTCATGTCAAAAATCACGGGGCAATACGCTAACATCCCCCAATTACTTTTTCATCCTCGTTCACTTACCTGTTATAATTTCCCCGCCAAATTGAAAAAGGATTTCAATTAATCAAGGAATACATGGATGAACGCTCCTCTCAGAACCATTGCATTACTATCAACCATAACCCTCACCGCTTGCACCTCCACCGAAGACAAAGTGAATGACCTACTTGAGCGTCATATGAATGCGTTTGTGTTTGTTGAAGGCGGCTCATTTATGATGGGAAACCCCGGCTTAGGTTGGGCTTTAGGCGCTGATTCTTACCCTGCCCACAAGGTTACTTTGGATAGTTTTTCTATTCAGAAGTATGAAGTGACTCAGGGGGATATGGATTTGTTTATGGAGGTGACGGGGTACTCATCTAGTTATGAGCTTTATAATCAAACTCGAGATATGGCTGCCGACAGATTCTCTAAAGAACTACCAGCGGTTGTGACTTGGGATGATGCCATCGCTTTTTGTAATTGGATAGGTAGCAGCACTGAAACCGATGTAGACCTTCCTACAGAAGCTCAATGGGAGTACGCAGCTCGATCACGAGGACAAATGTATCGCTTTGCGACGGATACAGGTGAAGCAGTTGCAGACATCAACATGGCTCCAGCATCAAAGTTAGAGTTCATCAATCCAAAATCTCTGCCCCACCCCCCTGGGCAGTTCCCCGCAAACCCTTTAGGGTTATATGATATGTCTGGCAATGCCATCGAATGGATATCAGACAACTATCAACCAGACTTTTACTTATATTCACCGGAACACAACCCCAAAGGCCCTGATAGAGGAAAAGAACATGACCCTACACAAACACATATCCACCCGCAAAAAGTCATGCGAGGCGGGAGGTTTTATGACTTTTGGGGCAACACAACCGTTTCTCGTATGAGCGGGCCAAAAAACCTCTTAGGACTAGACACAGGATTTAGGTGTATGAAAAAAGATTAGTCTGCGATTATTCTAAAACATCATAAGCGCCCCCTCTATTTTGAAGCCAGATACGAGCCTTGTTTTTTTGTTTAGATTGAAAAAGTAGGTGATCAAAGATTCTTTTAAAACTCTTAATTAGTATATCTGAGCGTCCTTTACTCTCTGATTCCCCCATCAAACGCAGGACTTCTATAAGCTCTCTTTCAGAGCAGATACTTTCTAGTAACTTCATGCAGGCTGAAGCTTGCAGCTCATCATCATCAAACGAAAAACTACCTACTTCAAAAAGGTATGTCTTGGAAATTCGATTTAATACTCTGGACTTTGCTATTGGAGTCATGCCGGAGACTATTTCAGCTCCAGTCAATATTCTTCGACACTCATTTTTAACAGCTTTTTGAGCCATAGAAACCTTTTTCCAATAAGTTGCGAATTCTAACTCAGTCATCGACACTATTGACTCAAGCGTTTTATCTAAATTTAAGTACAACTCCATAATCTTAGAAATCATGTCAAAAGCAGTTTCAGTAATCCATTCCAAAAACCGAAAATCCGACTCCTCCAATGCCTGTCGCACAAACTGAATCAACTCAATCACCTGATCCACTTTTAACTCAGCCGCCACACCTCCCGCGCCACCAGGTCCAAACACCAACTGACCACTAAAATGAGCAATAAACTTGCTCTCCGAATTGCCAAAATGGCTTCTGTAGCATCAATTCAGGACTGGCTTCCACAATAACGCTGACTCATCTTTGCCCTTTGTCTCAACACTTAATTCATATGAGACATCATCATCTGTGAATGTAAGCGTGATATTATAGTGCTTATCGCTTTTGATAGCGCCATACCACTGCCCTCGCTCTAAATCGAGTAATGGACGGGCTATTTGTATCTCTTTTTTTACATCTACGCCTCTACCATCAATCTCTTTAACCCATGTTACCGTTAAGGTGAAAGGCATAATGTGTGTGTTTCCCTGTTTGAGAGGAACCGTGTTTGGCGCGATTGATTTTAAGTACTTGCCTGAGCCTCTATCAGTCTGAACATAGATGGAGCGCAAGAGATACTGGCTTTGATTATCAACAGTAAACGTATAAGGTTGTTCGGTATACGTAAGCCTTCTAGTCCAAAGCAACTTGATACCTTCGTTCCCTGCTGAGGCAACCGGTCGGTAGTTATGCATTTCCCAGTAATCTCTACTATCACCAATAACCTGAATCTGCACATCTTCATCATAAAAATGCGGAACAAGCACATAATTACGTTTTTTATCCTTTTGATTGTAGTTGCTTGCGCTAATGATTTTTTCATCTTCAATCAACTCAGGCAAAGGACGTGGAATAGCGACTGTTTTTTCATAATGGTGTTCATCCCAACCTCTATCTTCGGTCCAAGTCACTTTAACCTGCTCAGGCACACCATAAAAGCCACCTATATGACTCCCTCCATATTTTCCCCCACTTGACTTGCTACTTATTGAACCATAATAAATTTTATGACCATTATCTGAATAGACCCTCACATCTCTAACGAAGTCTTCACGATGGTTAAACGCTTCATATTGCAGCGGTTTATAAACCATTGACTCGCAGCCAGTTAAAACCAGAAGAGTGACCCCGAACAATATCAATGCAAAGCCTCGAAATCGTCTCAATTTACACATAAGACTCATACTTCACTTGTTCATGTACTCGAGTGACTTGTTGATAGAAAACGTCTCTGATATTTTGTGGAAACCACTCGTCCAGTTTGAACCTAGAGTCGTGAACATAACGACCAACAAATAGCCTAAAGCTTGCAATAGTCATATAGGTGAACTCCCCCCAATTGGCTTAGTTTCTTGTGTATTCGTCCCATTGATGGTGCACAACCACCCTATCAATTCGCTCTTTGACAATAGGACCTGATGTCAATCTTAGATACTGCTTATAAAGCGAAGAATGTCTGAAAAGGTGTCAGATCTATTTTTTGAAGTACCCGTAGCCGTGATGCAGCGCAGCGGAATCAAGGGGCCTGCTAAAACCACTTATAACCCAACCATGATTACAGTCGTACCTCCTTTCATCAAGGCTACAACTTATCATATACACTTACAATTACACTCCAAGTCATGTTAAAAATCACGGGGCAATACGCTAACATCCCCCCAATTACTTTTTCACCCTCGTTCACTTCCCTGTTATAATTCCCCTCCAAATTGAAAACGGATTTCAATGAATCAAGGACGACACGGATGAACGCCTCTCTCAAAACCATTGCATTACTAGCAGCCACAGCCCTCACCGCTTGCACCTCCACCGAAGATAAAGTGAATGACCTACTAGAGCGTCATATGAATGCATTTGTGTTTGTTGAAGGCGGCTCATTTATGATGGGAAACCCCGGCGGGTGGAGTGTTCGTAGTGACACGCTTCCAGCCCATAAGGTGACGTTGGATAGTTTTTCTATTCAGAAATATGAAGTGACTCAGGGGGATATGGATTTGTTTATGAAGGTGACGGGGTACACATCGACCTACGTTAATTACGATCGGTTAAGAACCAATAACCCAAACCGCTTTGTTGATAAATTACCTGCTGCTGTAACATGGGGGGATGCAAGAGCTTTTTGCCAATGGGTCGGTCAATTAACCAACAAGCCCATTGACCTACCAACCGAAGCACAATGGGAGTATGCAGCTCGCTCTAGGGGGCAAATGTATCGTTTCGCTACCGATACAGGTGAAGCAGTGGAAAATGTTAATATGGCCGCAAGATCAAAAGGCGGGTTTTCAAACCCAAAAGCTCTTCCCCACCCCCCAAGTAAATTTTCCCCAAACCCTCTTGGGCTTTATGATATGTCTGGTAACGTAGTTGAATTAGTACTAGATAATTATCAACCCGACTACTATCAGCACTCACCTGAACACAACCCTAAAGGCCCGAAAACAGCCAAAACAAGCGGACTTGATGGAGGCACAACATACCATCTAACAGTTGCTAGGGGAGGGCGTTTTTATGATTACTGGGGCAACACAACGGTCACCCGCTTAGAGGTACCAAAAACATTAATGGGCCTAGATACTGGGTTTAGGTGTGTCATGCAAAACTAACTACCTTCATTCAAGGCTAAGGTAGAATGATCCGGCTCTATTTTTAAGCCAATTCCGTGCTCTAGTTTTTTGCTTTGACTGAAATAACAAATCATCAAATATAAAAAGGTGTCAGATCTATTTTTTGAAATACCCGTAGCCGTGATGCAGCGCAGCGGAATCAAGGGACCTGCTAAAACCACAAATAACCCAACCCTGATTACAGTCGTACCTCCTTTCATCAAGGCTACAACTTATCCTATACGCTCCCCCCCCAATTACTTTTCACCCTCGTTCACTTCCCTGTTATAATTCCTCCGCCAAATTGAAAACGGATTTCAATTAATCAAGGAATACATGGATGAATACCGCCTTCAAAGCCATCACATTGCTAGCAACAACGCTCGTCACCGCCTGCACCTCCACCGAAGACAAAGTGAATGACCTACTAGAGCGTCATATGAATGCGTTTGTGTTTGTTGAAGGCGGCTCGTTTATGATGGGAAACCCCGGCCAAGGCTGGGCTTTAGGCGCTGATTCTTACCCTGCCCACAAGGTGACTTTGGATAGTTTTTCTATTCAGAAGTATGAAGTGACTCAAGGGGATATGGATTTGTTTATGGCGGTAACGGGGTATGTGTCATCCTATGAAAACTATGATAAAAAAAGAAGTAAATACCCTGACCGTTTTGATGACGCTTTACCCGCTGCCGTGACATGGGGGGATGCAAGAGCCTTTTGCCAATGGCTTGGCAATTTAAGCAATAGCACTATCGACTTACCCACAGAAGCCCAATGGGAGTATGCCGCTCGATCTAGAGGGCAAATGTATCGCTTTGCCACCGATACCGGTGAAGCCGTTGAAGGCGTCAATATGGCAAAAGCGGCTCAAAAAGGCATCTTTGATAGAAATGCTTTTCCACTTCCCCCTGGCAGCTTCCCACCCAACCCTTTAGGCCTTTATGATATGTCTGGAAATGCTGCGGAGTGGGTTCTAGACAACTATCAACCAGACTACTATCAATATTCGCCAGAGCATAACCCTCAAGGGCCTGAAACCGCCAAAACAAGTAGACATGATGAAAACACCATATATCATTTCAAAATCACTCGTGGAGGACGCTTTTATGATTTCTGGGGTAATACAACAGTTTCTCGATTAGAAAGTGTAGCCACATTAATAGGATTGGACGATGGCTTTAGATGCATCATGCTAGATTAAGAAGCGAAGCTCACTCAAGTTCCAGATAAGCACCGCCTGAATAAGACGCAAGCCATTTTCGTGCTTTAGCCTTTTGTTTTGATTGATAAAGTAAATGATTAAATATTCTTCGAAAATTACTTATTAAAGTCTTTGAGTTTCCTTTAGCTCCATTCTCACCCATCAAGCGCAATACCTCTATAAACTCACGCTCAGACTTCATACTTTCTAGTAACTTCATACAGGCTGCAGCTTGCAGTTCATCATCATCGAGATTATAGCTATAGGGCTCGAAAACATAAGTCACGCAAATTCTATCCATAACTGCAGCTTTTGCTGAAGGAGTCAATAACTCTAATTTATAAGGGCTTGATAGCACCACCGAACACTCGCTCTTCACCTCACTCTGACCTGCAGATAATTTATCCCATTCACCTGCGATTTCGTCTTCTGATAATTCTGCTACCCAGGATAAAGCCCTACCTAAGGTTATATGCAACCTTGTTATTTTTGAGATAATTTCAAATGCCTCAGATGTCACCCATTCCAAAAACCGAAAATCTGACTCTTCCAATGCCTGTCGCACAAACTGAATCAACTCAATCACCTGATCCACTTTTAACTCAGCCGCCACACCTCCTGCGCCACCGGGTCCAAACACCAACTGACCACTTAACAGGACAACAAACTTACCTCTCGAATAACCCACCGTAAAATCCAGCCCAAAACCCACGCCAAACGCGACAGAAACACTAGGTGAGATTTTTACCAACTCGCTAAAATTGGCGACCGTTGATTTAGCCACTCGGCCTGATTCAAGGCTATTTTGGCTTATCGGCTTTGCCCACTCGACTGAAAGGTCGGCTTCGTTCTTTAGCATACCACCGGCAAATACATTGCCATTCATATCACCGCCTACATTGAGCTCGCCCGGTTTTGTGTCGACTCTCAACTTAGCCGATAGCATGGCGCAAGCGCCGACCGAACCTTGAACGGTAAGTACCAGTGAGGTTCTGAATACCCCACAATGAAGCTGCTTTAACTCACCGCTGTTACCTTGATAGCTCAGTTTAAGTTCATGCCCTGCTTCGCTTGGCAGGCGTAATGTGGCATTGGCACTAGCTTTCAGTAAGCTGAACTCCGCGCTTGTTTCCCCTCCTAAATGAACCCGGCCCTTTTTAGGGTCATACTCACCCGCAAACTGCGCCC
This genomic window from Alkalimarinus sediminis contains:
- a CDS encoding formylglycine-generating enzyme family protein, which produces MNAPLRTIALLSTITLTACTSTEDKVNDLLERHMNAFVFVEGGSFMMGNPGLGWALGADSYPAHKVTLDSFSIQKYEVTQGDMDLFMEVTGYSSSYELYNQTRDMAADRFSKELPAVVTWDDAIAFCNWIGSSTETDVDLPTEAQWEYAARSRGQMYRFATDTGEAVADINMAPASKLEFINPKSLPHPPGQFPANPLGLYDMSGNAIEWISDNYQPDFYLYSPEHNPKGPDRGKEHDPTQTHIHPQKVMRGGRFYDFWGNTTVSRMSGPKNLLGLDTGFRCMKKD
- a CDS encoding formylglycine-generating enzyme family protein; translated protein: MNASLKTIALLAATALTACTSTEDKVNDLLERHMNAFVFVEGGSFMMGNPGGWSVRSDTLPAHKVTLDSFSIQKYEVTQGDMDLFMKVTGYTSTYVNYDRLRTNNPNRFVDKLPAAVTWGDARAFCQWVGQLTNKPIDLPTEAQWEYAARSRGQMYRFATDTGEAVENVNMAARSKGGFSNPKALPHPPSKFSPNPLGLYDMSGNVVELVLDNYQPDYYQHSPEHNPKGPKTAKTSGLDGGTTYHLTVARGGRFYDYWGNTTVTRLEVPKTLMGLDTGFRCVMQN
- a CDS encoding formylglycine-generating enzyme family protein, whose product is MNTAFKAITLLATTLVTACTSTEDKVNDLLERHMNAFVFVEGGSFMMGNPGQGWALGADSYPAHKVTLDSFSIQKYEVTQGDMDLFMAVTGYVSSYENYDKKRSKYPDRFDDALPAAVTWGDARAFCQWLGNLSNSTIDLPTEAQWEYAARSRGQMYRFATDTGEAVEGVNMAKAAQKGIFDRNAFPLPPGSFPPNPLGLYDMSGNAAEWVLDNYQPDYYQYSPEHNPQGPETAKTSRHDENTIYHFKITRGGRFYDFWGNTTVSRLESVATLIGLDDGFRCIMLD